The Gambusia affinis linkage group LG11, SWU_Gaff_1.0, whole genome shotgun sequence genome contains a region encoding:
- the gcgb gene encoding glucagon b, with translation MKSAQCLAGLMLLIIIQSSWQVPDQDTDRTPLLLSENSILSDPIEFPNMKRHSEGTFSNDYSKYLETRRAQDFVQWLKNSKRNGNLFRRHADGTYTSDVSSYLQDQAAKEFVSWLKTGRGRRD, from the exons ATGAAAAGTGCTCAGTGTCTTGCTGGACTTATGCTCCTTATCATCATCCAAAGCAGTTGGCAGGTGCCTGACCAGGACACAGACCGAACACCGCT ATTGTTGAGTGAAAACTCAATTTTAAGTGATCCCATTGAGTTCCCAAACATGAAAAGGCACTCAGAGGGAACATTTTCCAATGACTACAGCAAATACCTGGAAACAAGAAGAGCTCAAGACTTTGTCCAGTGGCTGAAGAATTCAAAAAGGAACGG GAATTTATTCAGACGCCATGCAGACGGCACCTACACCAGCGACGTGAGCTCTTACCTGCAGGACCAGGCAGCCAAAGAGTTTGTCTCCTGGTTGAAGACCGGCCGAGGCAGAAGAGACTAA
- the LOC122840228 gene encoding dipeptidyl peptidase 4: protein MGFSNRLILGVIGAAVVITLITIPAVYYSRSGASKRPFTLQDYFNDTIRKKSYNLYWMSDKEYVHKERDGNVYLHNAETKDKYLYLSNATFKKVDATDYWLSGDHKYIAFESNYTKNFRHSYSASYSIYDMTKSTFVTPASLPRMVQYFSFAPEGNQYAYVSNFNIFLNSNVTAESVQLTHNGKKNEILNGIPDWTYEEEVFASNGAIWWSSTGRFLAYAQFNDTEVQKVEFPWYGSEQYPKTVAIPYPKAGSNLTKVKLFVVDTANPTLHSQLALPASMAASDHILCSVTWATDERVAVQWLTRKQNHVVVAIYDFDGSSWREKEKFEQTSKTGWIGHYMPLPIFFAEDKLSFYKVMSDTQGYKHIHYIKNGKATPITSGKWEVIYISKLTKDAIYFVSNQHERNPVKRNLYKIMLGSSPSTPMCLTCGLHEDRCQYNSAYLSVDASFYRMDCYGPGLPLYTLMDNRGSGAGTELSILEDNKDLENLLSEFQMPTMKYGTVKIAGFDMWYQMMLPPDFQKSKKYPLLIDVYAGPCSQSVSYQNKLNWGTYLSSSLGIIVASVDGRGSGYQGDEIMHAIYRQLGTFEVEDQMSAVRKFIDMGFIDKDRIAIWGWSYGGYVASMALGAGTGLFKCGIAVAPVAKWDYYDAVYTERYMGKPSENSDSYKNSTVTSRAKNFKKVDYLLIHGTADDNVHFQQAAQISKALVEELVDFEAMWYTDKDHSLSGQAYHHTYTLMSHFLQKCLLNPE from the exons GATCCGGAGCCAGCAAAAGGCCATTCACTCTTCAGGATTACTTTAATGACACCATCAGAAAGAAATCCTACAATTTGTACTGGATGTCTG ATAAAGAGTATGTGCATAAAGAAAGAGATGGAAATGTTTACCTTCACAATGCTGAAACAAAGGACAAGTATCTGTATCTGAGCAATGCAACATTT AAAAAAGTGGATGCCACGGATTACTGGTTGTCAGGTGATCATAAATATATTGCCTTCGAAAGCAATTACACTAAG AACTTTAGACATTCCTATTCTGCCTCATATTCCATCTATGACATGACGAAATC AACATTTGTAACACCAGCGAGCCTTCCACGCATGGTGCAGTACTTTAGCTTTGCACCAGAAGGAAACCAATAT GCATATGTCTcaaacttcaatatttttttaaactccaaCGTAACTGCTGAGTCAGTGCAGCTGACACACAATGGGAAAAAGAATGAAATCCTCAATGGCATTCCTGACTGGACATATGAGG AGGAAGTCTTTGCTTCAAACGGGGCAATATGGTGGTCCTCAACAGGAAGATTTTTGGCTTATGCACAGTTTAACGACACAGAAGTTCAAAAAGTGGAGTTCCCTTGGTACGGATCAGAGCAATATCCTAAAACTGTGGCTATTCCTTACCCAAAG GCTGGATCAAACCTCACCAaagtgaagctgtttgttgttgacACCGCAAATCCCACCCTCCATTCACAGCTTGCTCTTCCTGCTTCCATGGCTGCAAG TGATCACATTTTGTGCTCAGTGACCTGGGCAACAGATGAACGCGTCGCTGTGCAATGGCTCACAAGGAAACAGAATCATGTGGTTGTAGCCATCTACGACTTTGATGGGAGCAgctggagagagaaagag AAATTTGAGCAAACGAGCAAGACAGGTTGGATTGGCCAT tatATGCCACTGCCTATTTTCTTTGCTGAGGATAAACTCAGTTTCTACAAAGTAATGAGTGACACTCAAGGCTACAAACATATTcattacataaaaaat gGCAAAGCCACACCAATTACATCTGGAAAATGGGAAGTTATTTACATATCAAAATTAACCAAGGATGCCAT ATATTTTGTAAGTAATCAACATGAAAGAAACCCTGTCAAGAGAAATCTTTACAA GATTATGCTTGGAAGCAGTCCCTCAACCCCCATGTGCCTCACCTGTGGCTTACATGAAGACAGGTGTCAGTACAACTCAGCTTACTTAAGCGTTGACGCCTCCTTCTACCGAATGGACTGCTATG GACCTGGATTGCCCCTTTACACACTTATGGACAACAGGGGCTCCGGTGCAGGAACAG agctaTCAATTTTGGAAGACAATAAGGATCTGGAAAATCTTCTGTCTGAATTTCAAATGCCAACAATGAAATATGGCACTGTAAAGATTGCAGGATTTG ATATGTGGTATCAAATGATGTTGCCACCAGATTTCCAGAAGTCCAAAAAATATCCTCTCCTTATTGATGT GTACGCTGGCCCCTGTAGTCAGAGTGTAAGCTATCAGAACAAGCTTAACTGGGGAACGTACCTCTCCAGTTCACTCGGAATCATCGTAGCCAGTGTTGACGGAAGGGGAAGCGGTTATCAGGGTGATGAGATAATGCATGCGATCTACAGACAGCTCGGGACCTTTGAAGTGGAAGACCAAATGTCAGCAGTGAG GAAATTCATCGACATGGGTTTTATTGACAAAGATAGAATTGCAATATGGGGCTGG TCATATGGTGGTTATGTCGCCTCAATGGCTTTGGGTGCTGGCACTGGACTCTTCAAGTGTGGGATTGCTGTGGCCCCAGTAGCCAAGTGGGACTATTATG atgcagtTTACACTGAGCGCTACATGGGCAAACCATCAGAGAATTCAGACTCTTACAAA AACTCCACAGTCACATCAAGagcaaagaactttaaaaaggtTGACTATCTCCTTATTCACGGCACAGCAGACG ACAATGTCCATTTCCAGCAGGCTGCACAGATTTCCAAAGCTCTGGTGGAAGAACTTGTGGATTTTGAGGCAATG tgGTATACTGACAAGGATCACTCTCTCAGTGGACAAGCCTATCATCATACATACACCCTCATGAGTCACTTTCTGCAGAAATGCCTCCTCAATCCTGAATAG